In the Ramlibacter tataouinensis TTB310 genome, one interval contains:
- a CDS encoding acyl-CoA thioesterase, which translates to MDLASHQLSMTVLMTPDTANFSGNVHGGTLLKLLDQVAYACGSRYAGRYVVTVSVDQVTFREPVFVGELVTFLASVNDTGTSSMEIGIKVVAEDIRRRSVRHVNSCFFTMVAVDDERKPVPVPPLEPRTPDEVRRRAAAKLRRSLRQEMRQRFDALQRPAGS; encoded by the coding sequence CAGCTCAGCATGACCGTGCTCATGACCCCGGACACCGCCAACTTCTCGGGCAACGTCCATGGCGGCACCCTGCTCAAGCTGCTGGACCAGGTGGCCTATGCCTGCGGCAGCCGCTATGCCGGCCGGTACGTGGTGACGGTGTCGGTGGACCAGGTGACCTTCCGCGAGCCGGTCTTCGTGGGCGAGCTGGTCACCTTCCTGGCCAGCGTCAACGACACCGGCACCTCGTCCATGGAAATAGGCATCAAGGTGGTGGCCGAGGACATCCGCCGCCGGTCGGTGCGGCACGTCAACAGCTGCTTCTTCACCATGGTGGCGGTGGATGACGAGCGCAAGCCGGTCCCGGTGCCGCCACTGGAGCCGCGCACGCCCGACGAGGTGCGGCGCCGCGCGGCAGCCAAGCTGCGCAGGTCGCTGCGCCAGGAGATGCGCCAGCGCTTCGACGCGCTGCAGCGGCCGGCCGGCAGCTAG